From one Geoalkalibacter halelectricus genomic stretch:
- a CDS encoding MlaC/ttg2D family ABC transporter substrate-binding protein has protein sequence MKSRYLLVALLLLLPCLGAAPAAALGGPQAQLQETVDGVIDLLRARDLPLEDRRAQLSTLVRARFDFPTMAQWVLGPQWQRADAGEQQRFIALFTDLLEATYLGRIEEYSDERVEFLGERIEDRRAQVDTRIITRAAEIPMSYRLVQRGEQWLVFDVIIENVSLVRTYRSSYSEIARREGMAGLFAQMEQRIRELKAGGEG, from the coding sequence ATGAAAAGCCGCTATCTGCTGGTTGCTCTCTTGCTTCTGCTGCCCTGTCTGGGCGCCGCGCCGGCCGCGGCCCTGGGAGGTCCCCAGGCGCAGCTTCAGGAAACCGTCGATGGTGTCATCGACTTGCTGCGCGCTCGCGACCTGCCGCTGGAAGACCGCCGTGCCCAGCTCAGTACTCTGGTGCGGGCGCGCTTTGACTTTCCGACCATGGCCCAGTGGGTGCTCGGACCCCAATGGCAGCGGGCCGACGCCGGCGAGCAGCAGCGCTTCATCGCGCTGTTCACCGATCTACTGGAAGCGACCTATCTGGGGCGCATCGAGGAGTACAGCGATGAGCGCGTGGAGTTTCTCGGTGAGCGGATCGAGGATCGCCGCGCCCAGGTCGACACCAGGATCATCACGCGAGCTGCCGAGATCCCCATGAGTTACCGCCTGGTGCAGCGCGGCGAGCAATGGCTGGTGTTCGACGTCATCATCGAAAACGTCAGCCTGGTTCGCACTTATCGCAGCTCCTACAGCGAAATCGCGCGGCGCGAGGGAATGGCCGGGCTGTTCGCGCAGATGGAGCAGCGCATTCGTGAACTCAAGGCCGGCGGCGAGGGCTAG
- a CDS encoding cyclic nucleotide-binding domain-containing protein, with protein MELDVSRVCRELKDELRFLRFLDEDDVEVLRAYLKCWQVRAGETLWHEGEQGSYLVFVVRGRLEEKKRTEFEGHQVIAGVYGPGAIVGEFGLLDEQPRAFTVAALEDAGLLTLEEQAFARLSVEHPQIAIRLLKGILYAVTQRLKKSFDRLAAIF; from the coding sequence ATGGAGTTGGATGTTTCCCGCGTCTGTCGCGAACTCAAGGACGAGTTGCGGTTTTTGCGCTTTCTCGATGAGGATGATGTGGAGGTGTTGCGCGCCTACCTCAAATGCTGGCAAGTGCGGGCCGGCGAAACCCTGTGGCACGAAGGCGAGCAGGGCAGCTATCTGGTGTTCGTGGTGCGTGGCCGGCTGGAGGAGAAGAAACGCACGGAATTCGAGGGACACCAGGTCATTGCCGGGGTTTACGGGCCGGGGGCGATCGTCGGGGAATTCGGGTTGCTCGATGAGCAACCGCGGGCCTTCACCGTCGCCGCCCTGGAGGATGCGGGGCTGCTGACCCTGGAAGAGCAGGCCTTTGCGCGGCTCAGCGTGGAGCATCCGCAAATCGCCATCCGCCTGCTTAAGGGCATTCTCTACGCGGTGACCCAGCGGCTGAAAAAATCCTTCGATCGGCTGGCCGCCATCTTTTAA
- the mlaD gene encoding outer membrane lipid asymmetry maintenance protein MlaD, whose product MKRFNLEVSVGVFLVLGFLCFAWLAVKLGDVRLFGDRSYQVSARFGSISGLKPGAAVEIAGVKVGRVNRIVLDQEYYEAVVELAIDRGVRLTEDSIASIRTAGIIGDRYINISPGGSPEYIEPGGRIHETESAINLEELLSRYIFESK is encoded by the coding sequence ATGAAGCGTTTTAACCTCGAGGTCTCGGTCGGTGTGTTCCTGGTGCTGGGCTTTTTGTGCTTTGCCTGGCTGGCGGTCAAGCTGGGTGATGTGCGCCTGTTCGGCGATCGCAGCTACCAGGTGAGCGCCCGCTTCGGCTCCATCTCCGGACTCAAGCCGGGCGCGGCGGTGGAAATCGCCGGGGTCAAGGTCGGCCGGGTCAACCGCATCGTGCTAGATCAGGAATACTACGAGGCGGTGGTGGAACTGGCCATCGATCGCGGCGTACGCCTGACCGAGGACAGCATCGCCTCCATTCGCACCGCGGGCATCATCGGCGATCGCTACATCAATATCTCACCGGGCGGGTCTCCGGAATACATCGAGCCTGGCGGGCGTATCCACGAAACCGAATCCGCAATCAATCTCGAAGAGCTGCTCAGTCGTTATATATTTGAAAGCAAATGA
- a CDS encoding MlaE family ABC transporter permease translates to MVDFFEKLGDRCLYLLEQLGRMGIFLFACLVCVFKPPYKINPVLRQIHFIGSRSIYVIFFTGAFTGMVLGLQGYYTLRKFGSEGLLGSAVALSLIRELGPVVAALMVIGRAGSAICAEIGIMRNSEQIDALECMAIDPYKYLMAPKFIAAIISLPLLTAIFDVVGILGGWLIGVVLLGINEGSYFQSMYASVEWQDIKMGLVKSLVFGLLLIWIATAKGYFLHLERGGGFGAEGVSRTTTDAVVLSSVAVLLWDYLISAIML, encoded by the coding sequence ATGGTGGATTTTTTCGAGAAGCTCGGTGATCGCTGTCTCTACCTGTTGGAGCAGCTGGGTCGCATGGGGATTTTTCTCTTTGCCTGTCTGGTCTGCGTTTTCAAGCCTCCCTACAAGATCAACCCCGTTTTGCGCCAGATCCACTTCATCGGCTCGCGTTCCATCTACGTAATTTTTTTCACCGGGGCCTTTACCGGCATGGTGCTGGGTCTGCAGGGGTACTACACACTGCGCAAGTTTGGCTCCGAGGGCTTGCTCGGCTCGGCGGTGGCGTTGAGCCTGATTCGGGAACTCGGACCCGTGGTGGCGGCGCTCATGGTGATCGGGCGCGCCGGCTCGGCCATTTGCGCCGAGATCGGCATCATGCGCAATTCCGAGCAGATCGACGCCCTGGAATGCATGGCCATCGATCCCTACAAGTATCTGATGGCCCCTAAATTCATCGCCGCGATCATCTCGCTGCCGCTGTTGACGGCGATATTCGACGTGGTGGGGATTCTGGGCGGCTGGCTGATCGGGGTGGTGCTGCTCGGCATCAACGAGGGTAGCTATTTTCAATCCATGTACGCGAGCGTCGAGTGGCAGGACATCAAGATGGGCCTGGTCAAGTCCCTTGTGTTTGGCCTGTTGCTCATCTGGATCGCCACGGCCAAGGGCTATTTTCTGCATCTGGAGCGCGGCGGCGGCTTCGGCGCCGAAGGGGTGAGCCGTACCACCACCGACGCCGTGGTGCTCTCGTCGGTGGCGGTGCTGCTGTGGGATTATCTGATCAGCGCGATCATGCTGTAA
- a CDS encoding MlaA family lipoprotein, which translates to MRISIPILTLLITLVSIPPLGAQELVDPTATRTLPAAEEDYFPFEDDFDEAFVATADPLEPFNRAMFWVNDKLYFYLLKPVARTYRVVPEPARVSVGNFFSNVATPVRLANCLLQFRFIDAGREVGRFAVNTTWGIGGLFDPARKHLGWQKKDEDLGQTLGYFGIPAGPYLVLPVFGPSNPRDAVGRVGDGFLDPWPYVLDETWEVIAVKTYERINWLSLDRDTYEAIKREQLDPYIFIREAYTQRREAMILE; encoded by the coding sequence ATGCGTATTTCCATTCCGATCCTGACTCTGCTGATTACGCTGGTTTCGATCCCGCCCCTGGGCGCCCAGGAACTGGTCGATCCGACGGCCACGCGCACCCTGCCCGCGGCCGAGGAGGATTACTTTCCCTTCGAGGATGATTTCGACGAGGCCTTCGTCGCGACTGCCGATCCACTGGAGCCCTTCAACCGGGCCATGTTCTGGGTTAACGACAAGCTCTATTTCTATCTGCTCAAGCCCGTGGCGCGCACCTATCGGGTGGTGCCCGAACCGGCGCGTGTTTCCGTGGGCAATTTTTTCTCCAATGTGGCCACGCCGGTGCGCCTGGCCAACTGCCTGTTGCAGTTTCGCTTCATCGATGCCGGGCGCGAGGTGGGACGTTTCGCCGTCAATACCACCTGGGGCATCGGCGGGTTATTCGATCCGGCGCGCAAGCATCTCGGCTGGCAGAAAAAAGACGAGGATCTTGGCCAGACACTGGGCTATTTCGGGATTCCCGCCGGCCCCTACCTGGTGCTGCCGGTGTTCGGGCCATCCAACCCGCGCGATGCCGTGGGGCGGGTCGGCGACGGGTTTCTCGATCCCTGGCCTTATGTTCTCGACGAAACCTGGGAGGTGATCGCGGTCAAGACTTACGAGCGCATCAACTGGCTGTCCCTGGACCGCGATACCTACGAAGCCATCAAACGTGAGCAGCTCGATCCCTATATCTTCATCCGCGAAGCTTACACGCAGCGCCGCGAGGCGATGATCCTCGAATGA
- a CDS encoding ABC transporter ATP-binding protein encodes MGNDIVIELKGVHKAFGSQQVLRGVDLQVRAGSTLVIVGASGEGKSVILKHMLGLLKPDRGGVWVFGRDLNRIRLRELKEIRTQFGVLFQNAALFDSMTVFDNVALPLRERTRVAEGQIHASVMEKLALMDLLGAEEKFPAQLSGGMRKRVGLARALMLNPRVVFFDEPTTGLDVHKSNEIYRLFHRTQKQLGYTAVIVSHDVPKIFKLADAVALLAEGMIQGCLSPEAFQRAEQPLIRAFVETTMGPIYSSEKEETAFYEAF; translated from the coding sequence ATGGGCAATGACATCGTCATCGAACTCAAAGGCGTGCACAAAGCCTTCGGCTCCCAGCAGGTGCTGCGTGGTGTCGACTTGCAGGTGCGCGCGGGTTCGACCCTGGTCATCGTCGGCGCGAGCGGCGAAGGCAAGAGCGTGATCCTCAAGCACATGCTCGGCCTGCTCAAGCCCGACCGCGGCGGGGTGTGGGTGTTCGGCCGCGACCTCAATCGCATCCGCCTGCGCGAACTCAAGGAAATCCGCACCCAATTCGGGGTATTGTTCCAGAACGCCGCGCTGTTTGATTCCATGACCGTGTTCGATAATGTCGCCTTGCCCCTGCGCGAGCGCACCAGGGTCGCCGAAGGGCAGATTCACGCGAGCGTCATGGAAAAGCTCGCCCTGATGGATCTTCTCGGGGCCGAGGAGAAGTTTCCCGCCCAGCTCTCCGGCGGTATGCGCAAGCGCGTCGGGCTGGCACGGGCGTTGATGCTCAACCCGCGTGTGGTGTTTTTCGATGAGCCGACCACGGGCCTCGACGTACACAAAAGCAATGAAATCTATCGGCTGTTTCACCGCACCCAGAAACAGCTCGGCTACACCGCGGTCATCGTCAGCCACGACGTGCCCAAGATTTTCAAGCTCGCCGACGCCGTGGCGTTGTTGGCCGAGGGGATGATTCAGGGCTGTCTGTCGCCCGAGGCCTTCCAGCGTGCCGAGCAGCCCCTGATCCGGGCCTTCGTCGAGACCACCATGGGGCCCATCTATTCGAGTGAAAAGGAGGAGACGGCCTTTTATGAAGCGTTTTAA